In bacterium 336/3, the following proteins share a genomic window:
- a CDS encoding gas vesicle protein — translation MQEEKPKKDHFLLGLLIGASVGAVLGILYAPDEGKVTRKKLTYKLKKTKEQLLEFIKKLKDGKEEHISLAKTKGEQVVTEAKNKAENLLKDVESLMEQINKTK, via the coding sequence ATGCAAGAAGAAAAACCCAAAAAAGACCATTTCCTACTTGGCTTGCTTATTGGGGCGAGTGTAGGAGCTGTATTAGGAATATTATATGCCCCAGACGAAGGAAAAGTAACACGCAAAAAGCTGACTTATAAACTCAAAAAAACGAAAGAGCAACTTTTAGAGTTTATCAAGAAATTAAAAGATGGAAAAGAAGAACATATCAGCCTTGCAAAAACAAAAGGCGAACAAGTTGTAACAGAAGCTAAAAATAAAGCTGAAAATCTGCTGAAAGATGTAGAAAGTTTAATGGAACAAATCAATAAAACCAAATAA
- a CDS encoding alkyl hydroperoxide reductase: protein MLVLRKAPHFVAPAVINGEEIVDNFSLDQYLGKKYVVFYFYPKDFTFVCPTEILAFQEKLAEFEKRGCAVVGCSTDTEETHLAWLSTPKNKGGIESVTYPIVADTAKTISKNFGVLGGYEDYDEEGNAVFVGAPIALRATFLIDKEGMVHHETINNFPLGRNIDETLRLLDALIYVEKHGEVCPANWQEGKDAMKATKDGVADYLAKH from the coding sequence ATGTTAGTACTCAGAAAAGCTCCTCATTTTGTTGCTCCTGCTGTCATCAATGGAGAAGAAATCGTTGATAACTTTTCATTAGATCAGTATTTGGGCAAGAAATATGTAGTTTTCTACTTTTATCCAAAAGATTTTACTTTTGTTTGTCCTACTGAAATCTTGGCTTTCCAAGAAAAATTAGCTGAATTCGAAAAACGTGGTTGTGCTGTAGTAGGTTGTTCTACTGATACAGAGGAAACTCACTTAGCATGGCTTTCTACACCTAAAAATAAAGGTGGTATTGAAAGTGTTACATATCCTATTGTAGCTGATACAGCAAAAACTATTTCTAAAAACTTTGGCGTTTTAGGTGGTTACGAAGACTACGATGAAGAAGGAAATGCTGTATTTGTAGGTGCTCCTATCGCTTTGCGTGCTACATTCTTAATTGACAAAGAAGGTATGGTACATCATGAAACCATCAATAATTTCCCTTTAGGCAGAAATATTGATGAAACACTTCGTCTATTGGACGCTTTAATCTATGTAGAGAAACATGGTGAAGTTTGCCCTGCTAACTGGCAAGAAGGCAAAGATGCCATGAAAGCAACCAAAGATGGTGTAGCTGATTATTTAGCAAAACACTAA
- a CDS encoding colicin I receptor: MNNKSFYLLSYFIFISFNVFAQKDSVQLEEVVVTATRSERTLAALNMPVLLITQKQIQQMGALRLGQVLQEQTGLVIINDHGQGIQMQGLAPEYTLILIDGEPLIGRTAGTLELSRLAVGNIKQIEIIKGATSSLYGSEALGGVINIITENPKQQKISFSSRYGTNQTSDLGLNASVQNKKWGGSVFMNRYGSLGYDFTPESFGKTVEPFSNYTFQSKIQYEFSPKVKLGISGRYFSENQDSNFDVGNTQNPAFVTGKGSIKDFNFNPSVTWRISDKWKSYIRLYQSVYETKSNLNYISDNEEFDKTFFKQRFLRPELQTEYFISEKHILTLGLGNTWEAVEATRYEGKKSFQTQYAYTQYEFLPTKKWNITFGSRFDNHTVYGSQLSPKLSLQYDVNKYIALRGSVGRGFKAPDFRQLYLNFTNTVAGYSVFGSEELPSLLQNLQAQNQIAEVLLAPTEIGKLKAETSTSYNIGAKIKPSAKWTVNVNLFRNELKNMIESQIVAIRTTGQSIFSYRNLNNIFTQGLETDMSYKLNQYIQISGGYQFLEAKDREVLDKIEKGEIFKRDANTFITTRISKNEYGGLFGRSKHMFNFKIFYENTQKGITANIRAIYRGKYGLGDRNGNLILDETNEYVVDYWTFHFATSKDFWKKRLKGQVGIDNMLNYKDIQNIPSLAGRLYWASIQWQIQKNTTK, translated from the coding sequence ATGAATAATAAATCTTTTTACCTACTAAGCTATTTTATTTTTATTTCTTTCAATGTTTTTGCTCAAAAAGATAGTGTTCAGCTAGAAGAAGTTGTAGTAACAGCCACTCGAAGTGAAAGAACACTGGCAGCTCTCAATATGCCTGTACTACTGATTACACAAAAACAGATTCAGCAGATGGGAGCTTTGCGTTTGGGACAGGTTTTACAAGAACAAACAGGTCTTGTTATCATCAATGACCATGGACAGGGAATTCAAATGCAGGGTTTAGCTCCTGAGTACACCCTTATTCTGATAGATGGAGAACCCCTGATAGGCAGAACAGCAGGAACTTTAGAATTATCTCGATTGGCAGTAGGAAATATCAAACAGATTGAGATTATCAAAGGGGCAACATCGAGTTTGTATGGCTCTGAGGCTTTGGGTGGGGTGATAAATATTATTACAGAGAACCCTAAACAACAAAAAATCAGTTTTTCGAGCCGTTATGGTACAAACCAGACATCCGATTTGGGTTTGAATGCTTCTGTTCAAAATAAAAAATGGGGTGGAAGCGTATTTATGAACAGATATGGCTCTTTGGGTTATGATTTTACTCCTGAATCATTTGGTAAAACGGTTGAGCCGTTTTCTAACTACACATTTCAAAGTAAAATTCAATATGAGTTTTCGCCTAAAGTTAAACTGGGTATTTCTGGAAGATACTTCTCTGAAAATCAGGATAGTAATTTTGATGTAGGAAATACACAAAACCCTGCTTTTGTAACAGGAAAAGGTTCTATCAAAGATTTTAATTTTAATCCTTCTGTTACATGGCGAATTTCAGACAAATGGAAATCATATATTAGATTGTATCAGTCTGTTTATGAGACCAAAAGCAATTTGAATTATATCTCAGATAATGAAGAATTTGATAAAACGTTCTTTAAACAACGTTTCCTACGTCCTGAGCTACAAACAGAGTATTTTATTTCAGAAAAACATATTCTTACACTTGGATTAGGCAATACATGGGAAGCTGTGGAGGCTACTCGTTATGAAGGAAAAAAATCTTTTCAGACTCAATATGCTTATACTCAGTACGAATTTCTGCCTACTAAAAAATGGAATATTACATTTGGAAGCAGATTTGATAATCATACTGTATATGGTTCTCAATTAAGCCCTAAGCTTTCTCTGCAATACGACGTCAACAAATACATCGCTTTAAGAGGCTCGGTAGGAAGAGGTTTTAAAGCTCCTGATTTCAGGCAGTTATACCTCAATTTTACCAATACTGTGGCAGGATATTCTGTATTTGGTTCAGAAGAATTGCCCTCTCTCTTGCAAAATTTACAAGCTCAAAATCAGATAGCAGAAGTATTGCTTGCACCCACCGAAATAGGAAAGCTAAAAGCTGAAACTTCTACATCATACAATATTGGAGCTAAAATAAAACCTTCAGCCAAATGGACTGTCAATGTAAATTTGTTTAGAAATGAACTTAAAAATATGATAGAAAGCCAGATAGTAGCTATTAGAACTACTGGGCAAAGTATTTTCAGTTACCGAAACCTGAATAACATTTTCACTCAGGGTTTGGAAACAGACATGAGTTACAAATTAAATCAATACATACAAATATCAGGTGGTTATCAGTTTTTAGAAGCCAAAGACAGAGAAGTTTTGGATAAAATAGAGAAAGGTGAAATTTTTAAAAGAGACGCTAATACATTCATCACTACAAGAATAAGTAAAAATGAATATGGAGGGCTTTTTGGAAGAAGCAAACACATGTTCAATTTTAAAATATTTTATGAAAATACCCAAAAAGGCATTACTGCAAACATAAGAGCTATTTATAGAGGCAAATATGGTTTGGGAGATAGAAATGGAAACCTTATTCTAGATGAAACCAATGAATATGTAGTGGATTACTGGACTTTTCATTTTGCTACCTCAAAAGATTTTTGGAAAAAAAGATTGAAAGGACAAGTAGGTATAGATAACATGCTCAATTACAAAGATATCCAGAATATACCAAGTTTGGCAGGACGGCTTTATTGGGCAAGTATACAATGGCAAATACAAAAAAACACCACTAAATAA
- a CDS encoding FAD-binding protein, which yields MKKKHIWIIGISIIIISISIPTFHILKTKWNENDTKISIPKGYIDDASQLNLTKIDTIIHVPKDRKEIEKQLKGILKYAKENNLKISIAGAKHSMGGHTIYPNGIVLNMLPYKHMSLDSVNNILTIGSGALWEDALKFLDKYKKSIAIMQAFSSFSIGGSISVNGHGWQKDLPPISESVVSFTLMKEDGKIVNCSRDENNELFKLVIGGYGLFGIILDVKIKVVENIALQYKYVRLSPENYISYYKKYISENPNVNLVFGRLRISDKHFLEEATLNFFEKVESPIPPLSNQKSTEMQRLVFRGSANSEYGKRLRWNLETRMNKVSKNAIYSRNELLNDHVSLIENKDTSSTDLLQEYFIPERNFNKYIEDIKPILKNSKIDLLNITIRGVHQDHDSYLNYARENVFGFVLLFNQKKTDKQEQEMKDLTNQLVDVALKNEGTFYLPYRLHINKEKMRKSYPQAESFFQLKLKYDPKELFNNKFYQHYK from the coding sequence ATGAAGAAAAAGCATATTTGGATTATAGGAATTTCAATTATTATCATCTCTATTTCTATTCCTACTTTCCATATTCTCAAAACAAAGTGGAATGAAAATGACACAAAAATTAGCATTCCTAAAGGCTATATAGATGATGCAAGCCAATTAAACTTAACAAAAATTGACACTATCATTCATGTTCCAAAGGACAGAAAAGAGATTGAAAAACAGCTTAAAGGTATATTGAAATATGCTAAAGAAAATAATTTAAAAATCTCTATTGCAGGAGCAAAACACAGCATGGGAGGTCATACTATTTATCCAAACGGAATTGTTTTGAATATGCTTCCATATAAACATATGAGCCTTGATAGCGTAAATAATATTCTTACAATAGGTTCAGGAGCTTTATGGGAAGATGCTCTAAAATTTTTAGACAAATACAAAAAGTCTATTGCAATTATGCAAGCATTCAGTTCATTTTCTATTGGAGGTTCAATTAGCGTTAATGGACATGGTTGGCAAAAAGATTTGCCCCCAATTTCTGAAAGTGTAGTTTCTTTTACTTTAATGAAAGAAGATGGAAAAATTGTCAATTGTAGTAGAGATGAAAACAATGAACTTTTTAAATTAGTAATTGGAGGCTATGGTTTATTTGGAATTATTTTGGATGTAAAAATAAAAGTAGTAGAAAATATTGCTTTACAATACAAATACGTTCGCTTAAGTCCTGAAAATTATATAAGTTATTACAAAAAATATATTTCAGAAAACCCTAATGTAAATCTTGTATTCGGAAGACTTAGAATTTCGGATAAGCACTTTTTGGAAGAAGCTACATTGAATTTTTTTGAAAAGGTGGAATCTCCTATCCCTCCTTTATCAAATCAAAAAAGTACAGAAATGCAAAGATTGGTTTTTAGAGGAAGTGCAAACAGTGAATACGGAAAAAGGCTTCGTTGGAATTTAGAAACAAGAATGAACAAAGTATCCAAAAATGCAATTTATTCAAGAAATGAGCTTTTAAATGACCATGTTTCACTTATTGAAAATAAAGACACATCCTCAACAGATTTACTTCAAGAGTATTTTATTCCTGAAAGGAATTTTAACAAATATATAGAAGATATTAAACCCATTTTAAAAAACTCTAAAATTGATTTGCTAAATATTACTATTCGAGGTGTTCATCAAGACCATGACAGTTACTTAAATTATGCAAGAGAAAATGTTTTTGGGTTTGTACTACTCTTTAATCAAAAGAAAACAGACAAACAAGAACAAGAAATGAAAGATTTGACCAATCAACTTGTAGATGTTGCCTTGAAGAATGAAGGAACTTTTTATTTACCTTATAGACTTCATATCAATAAAGAAAAAATGAGAAAATCTTATCCACAAGCTGAAAGTTTTTTTCAACTGAAACTGAAATATGACCCTAAAGAACTTTTTAATAATAAATTTTATCAACACTATAAGTAA
- a CDS encoding 2-amino-4-hydroxy-6-hydroxymethyldihydropteridine pyrophosphokinase codes for MHFAYILLGSNLGNREAQLNIATQAISKLGSIVKHSSVYETAAWGLENQADFLNQVLVLETELMASLLLENLLHIEKEMGRERLQKWSSRIIDLDILYFDNQVIDIENLKIPHPYLQQRRFTLLPLCEISPDFLHPVLQKTNRELLETCPDTLEVRKHKG; via the coding sequence ATGCATTTTGCTTATATCCTTTTAGGAAGTAATTTAGGAAACCGAGAAGCACAACTCAACATAGCCACACAAGCCATCAGTAAATTGGGGAGCATTGTAAAGCATTCATCTGTTTACGAAACAGCTGCATGGGGGCTGGAAAATCAAGCTGATTTTTTGAACCAAGTATTGGTATTAGAAACTGAACTTATGGCTTCGTTATTGCTTGAAAATCTGCTTCATATCGAAAAAGAGATGGGAAGAGAACGCCTCCAAAAATGGAGTTCACGTATCATTGATTTGGATATTTTATATTTTGATAATCAGGTGATTGATATTGAAAACTTAAAAATCCCTCATCCTTATTTACAACAAAGGCGTTTTACGCTTTTGCCACTTTGCGAGATAAGCCCTGATTTTCTGCATCCAGTCCTACAAAAAACAAATCGGGAATTGTTGGAAACATGCCCTGATACTTTGGAGGTTAGAAAACACAAAGGGTAG
- a CDS encoding NUDIX hydrolase, with protein sequence MIESEIERIFGNKLRLRVSGICIKANKVLLIKHVNLGEGGYLWSPPGGGLHFGESVETCLKREFEEETGFKIKMKRFLFVNEFLQPPLHAIELFFEVEVVGGSLLLGKDPEMQENNQIIREIAFLDIETLQKEPAICVHSMFQELKSVDELLEKNGYFRG encoded by the coding sequence ATGATAGAATCTGAAATTGAAAGAATTTTTGGTAACAAACTTCGTTTGCGTGTAAGTGGTATTTGCATAAAAGCAAATAAAGTATTATTAATCAAACATGTAAATTTAGGTGAAGGAGGTTATTTGTGGTCACCGCCAGGTGGTGGGTTACACTTTGGCGAATCTGTGGAAACTTGTCTCAAAAGGGAGTTTGAAGAAGAAACTGGTTTTAAAATTAAAATGAAGCGTTTTTTGTTTGTCAATGAATTTCTTCAGCCTCCACTCCATGCTATTGAGCTTTTTTTTGAAGTAGAAGTTGTAGGTGGTTCATTGCTTCTTGGCAAAGACCCTGAAATGCAAGAAAACAACCAAATTATTAGAGAAATTGCATTTTTAGATATAGAAACTCTCCAAAAAGAGCCTGCTATTTGTGTACATAGTATGTTTCAGGAACTCAAAAGTGTAGATGAATTATTGGAGAAAAATGGGTATTTTAGGGGATAA
- a CDS encoding isocitrate dehydrogenase (catalyzes the formation of 2-oxoglutarate from isocitrate), which translates to MAVVTLIPGDGIGLEIIESVKEIFKAANAPIEWEEQLAGKSALDKHGELLPKSLLDSIERNKIALKGPVETPVGGGFKSVNVTLRQIFDLYQNVRPCKNTVGINTRFNDVDLVLFRENTEGLYSGLFLYDERLQIVDSVSRISMKGCLRIVKAAFEYAKTHQRKRVTVVHKANILKKSGGMMLEAAQIAAKDYPDVSWNDKIIDNMCMQLVTKPEQFDVLVTSNLFGDILSDLCAGLVGGLGVVAGANIGDSVAIFEAVHGTAPDIAGKGIANPTAVLRSAILMLEYMGQKEVAKRIDNAIDKTLAVKELCTGDLGGKAGTKEFTQNVIKNLE; encoded by the coding sequence ATGGCAGTAGTAACCCTTATCCCTGGCGATGGCATAGGCTTAGAAATTATAGAATCTGTAAAAGAGATTTTTAAAGCAGCGAATGCTCCTATTGAATGGGAAGAACAATTAGCTGGAAAATCAGCTTTGGACAAACATGGAGAATTATTGCCTAAAAGCCTTTTGGATTCTATTGAACGCAATAAAATAGCTTTAAAAGGACCCGTAGAAACACCTGTGGGTGGAGGCTTTAAAAGCGTTAATGTAACACTGAGACAAATTTTTGATTTGTACCAAAATGTTCGTCCTTGTAAAAATACGGTAGGTATCAATACTCGTTTCAACGATGTAGATTTGGTGCTTTTCAGAGAAAATACAGAAGGTTTGTATTCTGGATTGTTTTTATATGACGAACGCCTTCAAATTGTGGACTCTGTAAGCCGTATTTCAATGAAAGGTTGTTTGCGTATTGTGAAAGCTGCCTTTGAGTATGCTAAAACACATCAGCGTAAGCGTGTAACAGTTGTTCATAAAGCAAATATCTTGAAGAAATCTGGTGGAATGATGCTTGAAGCTGCCCAAATAGCAGCAAAAGACTATCCAGATGTAAGTTGGAACGATAAAATCATAGACAATATGTGTATGCAACTTGTTACCAAGCCCGAACAGTTTGATGTACTGGTTACTTCAAATCTTTTTGGAGACATTCTTTCTGATTTGTGTGCTGGTTTGGTAGGTGGTTTGGGTGTAGTGGCTGGTGCAAATATTGGCGATAGCGTAGCTATTTTTGAAGCAGTACATGGTACAGCTCCCGATATCGCAGGAAAAGGCATTGCTAACCCTACGGCTGTGTTGCGTTCTGCAATCTTGATGCTGGAGTACATGGGACAAAAAGAAGTAGCCAAACGCATTGATAATGCCATAGACAAAACACTTGCTGTAAAAGAGCTTTGTACAGGCGATTTAGGCGGAAAAGCTGGTACGAAAGAATTTACTCAAAATGTAATCAAGAATCTAGAATAG
- a CDS encoding UDP pyrophosphate synthase, producing MKEILDTTNLPKHIAVIMDGNGRWAKKKGAMRVFGHQNAIKAVREATEGCAELGIKHLTLYAFSTENWSRPKKEVNALMQLLVGTIRKETETLNKNNIRLTTVGDTKQLPEVCQRELAEAIEITSKNTGMNLILALSYSGRWDIVNAMKLIAQDVEAGKLNTQEIDNQVVEKYLSTFDIPDPELLIRTSGEFRISNFYLWQLAYTEMYITDTLWPDFRKEHLHAAIADYQKRERRFGKTSEQVSKKTEKVKK from the coding sequence ATGAAAGAAATTTTAGATACAACCAACCTTCCCAAACATATTGCCGTTATTATGGATGGTAATGGTAGATGGGCAAAGAAGAAAGGGGCTATGCGTGTATTTGGGCATCAAAATGCAATAAAAGCTGTAAGAGAAGCAACAGAAGGCTGTGCAGAACTGGGTATCAAACACTTAACTTTGTACGCATTCTCAACAGAAAACTGGAGCAGACCCAAAAAAGAAGTTAATGCTCTGATGCAATTGCTTGTAGGTACTATTCGAAAGGAAACAGAAACACTCAACAAAAATAATATTCGCCTAACAACCGTTGGAGATACCAAACAATTGCCTGAGGTTTGTCAAAGAGAACTTGCTGAAGCTATAGAAATTACTTCTAAAAATACAGGCATGAATCTGATATTGGCATTGAGTTATAGTGGTCGATGGGATATAGTCAATGCTATGAAGCTGATTGCTCAGGATGTAGAAGCAGGCAAATTGAACACACAAGAAATAGATAATCAGGTTGTTGAGAAATATTTAAGTACTTTTGATATCCCTGACCCTGAACTTTTGATACGAACAAGTGGAGAATTCAGAATCAGTAATTTTTATTTATGGCAATTGGCTTATACCGAAATGTACATCACTGATACGCTTTGGCCCGATTTTCGTAAAGAACACTTACATGCAGCTATTGCTGACTACCAAAAAAGAGAACGCCGATTTGGTAAAACCAGTGAACAAGTCAGTAAAAAAACTGAAAAAGTAAAAAAGTAA
- a CDS encoding glutamyl-tRNA reductase, with amino-acid sequence MHQLLKAVCLTHHKAPVSVREQFALSEQESKDLLIYLKDVFQISEGLVISTCNRTEIYYCAEENLSNQIIQALVAFKANTALEAHTHLFQILEYNQAVEHLYNVSLGLDAQILGDIQVSNQMKKAYQWSADLQMAGAFLHRLLHSIFFTHKRVSQETSFRDGAASTSYAAVELLNEISFSLQEPKILVLGVGEIGTDVCRNLKGKFKNVTICNRTTSKSTELAQECEFEVADFTNVWKQIEEADVIISSVATNFIHQENLQQINIYSHKYFIDLSVPRSVDANVENIAGCMVYDIDHLQAKTNETLKRRQAEIPAVKRIVEEAIADFENWAKEMEISPTIQKLKNALEQIRKEEISKYSKKLSEQEAELIDKITGNLVQKIMKMPILQLKAACKRGEAETLIDVLNDLFDLEKTKIEDTH; translated from the coding sequence ATGCATCAATTACTCAAAGCTGTTTGCCTCACTCATCACAAAGCACCTGTTAGTGTAAGGGAGCAATTTGCTTTATCAGAACAGGAGTCAAAAGACTTGCTGATATACTTAAAAGATGTTTTTCAAATTTCTGAAGGGCTTGTTATTTCTACTTGTAACCGTACAGAAATTTACTATTGTGCTGAAGAAAACCTAAGCAATCAGATTATTCAGGCTTTGGTGGCTTTCAAAGCCAATACAGCTTTGGAGGCACATACTCATTTATTTCAAATTTTAGAATATAATCAGGCTGTTGAGCATCTATACAATGTTTCTTTGGGGCTTGATGCTCAGATACTTGGTGATATTCAGGTGTCTAACCAAATGAAAAAAGCTTACCAATGGTCTGCCGATTTACAAATGGCAGGGGCTTTTTTACACAGATTATTGCATAGCATTTTCTTTACCCACAAAAGAGTATCTCAAGAAACCTCTTTTAGAGATGGGGCAGCCTCGACCTCGTATGCAGCTGTTGAGCTACTCAACGAAATCAGTTTTAGTTTACAAGAACCTAAAATTTTAGTTTTAGGAGTTGGCGAAATTGGAACAGATGTTTGCAGAAATCTGAAAGGAAAGTTTAAAAATGTAACGATTTGTAACCGTACAACCTCAAAATCTACTGAACTTGCTCAGGAATGTGAATTTGAAGTAGCAGATTTTACAAATGTTTGGAAACAAATTGAAGAAGCTGATGTCATTATATCATCAGTGGCAACCAATTTTATTCATCAAGAAAATTTACAGCAAATCAATATTTATTCACACAAATATTTCATAGACCTTTCTGTACCCAGAAGTGTGGATGCTAATGTGGAAAATATTGCAGGCTGTATGGTGTATGATATAGACCATTTGCAAGCCAAAACCAACGAAACGCTCAAACGCAGACAGGCTGAAATACCTGCTGTAAAAAGAATTGTAGAAGAAGCTATTGCCGATTTTGAAAATTGGGCAAAAGAAATGGAAATTTCGCCTACTATCCAAAAACTCAAGAATGCTTTGGAACAAATCAGAAAAGAAGAAATTTCCAAGTACTCTAAAAAACTTTCAGAACAAGAAGCCGAACTAATTGATAAAATTACAGGAAATTTGGTTCAGAAAATTATGAAAATGCCTATTCTGCAACTCAAAGCAGCTTGTAAACGTGGCGAAGCCGAAACACTGATAGATGTACTTAACGATTTATTTGATTTAGAGAAAACCAAAATAGAAGATACTCATTAA